In Stigmatella aurantiaca, a single genomic region encodes these proteins:
- the lpxD gene encoding UDP-3-O-(3-hydroxymyristoyl)glucosamine N-acyltransferase — MSHTSTPRRLGELATHVGGELLGDAGLLIHGLNGLAEAGPGDVSFYGNTRYRRQFEATRASAVLVGRDAPAREGLALIRVSNPHLAFARLLTLFDVRERPAAGIRPGAHVHPEARVHPEAVVMAGASVEKGASVGARTVLYPGAYVGEAASLGEDCTVYPNVTVRERCVVGSRVILHASCVVGADGFGFAFDAEGENGPQHFKIPQTGIVRIEDDVEVGACTCIDRATIGETVVGRGTKLDNLVQLAHNVKIGPLTLICAQAGVSGSAEVGTGVVLAGQVGVVGHIRVGDLAKVGAQSGVAQDVEDGQIVSGSPAVPHREWLRASAAVGQLGDLLKEVRALRRRVELLEKEKGG, encoded by the coding sequence GTGAGCCACACCTCCACACCCCGCCGGCTCGGCGAGCTTGCCACCCACGTGGGCGGTGAGCTGCTCGGGGATGCCGGCCTGCTGATCCACGGCCTCAACGGGCTCGCCGAGGCGGGCCCGGGGGACGTGTCCTTCTATGGCAACACCCGGTACCGTCGGCAGTTCGAGGCGACCCGGGCCTCGGCCGTGCTGGTCGGCCGGGATGCGCCCGCGCGCGAGGGCCTGGCCCTCATCCGCGTGAGCAACCCCCACCTGGCCTTCGCCCGGCTGCTGACGCTCTTTGATGTCCGCGAGCGCCCCGCGGCGGGCATCCGGCCCGGTGCGCACGTGCACCCCGAGGCGCGCGTGCACCCCGAGGCCGTGGTGATGGCCGGGGCCTCCGTGGAGAAGGGCGCCTCGGTGGGGGCCCGCACCGTGCTCTACCCGGGCGCCTACGTGGGCGAGGCGGCGAGCCTCGGCGAGGACTGCACCGTCTACCCCAACGTCACCGTGCGCGAGCGGTGCGTGGTCGGCTCGCGCGTCATCCTCCACGCCTCCTGCGTGGTGGGCGCTGACGGCTTCGGCTTCGCCTTCGACGCCGAGGGCGAGAACGGGCCTCAGCACTTCAAGATCCCCCAGACCGGCATCGTCCGCATCGAGGACGACGTGGAGGTGGGGGCCTGCACGTGCATCGACAGGGCCACCATCGGCGAGACCGTGGTGGGCCGGGGCACGAAGCTCGACAACCTGGTGCAACTGGCGCACAACGTGAAGATCGGTCCGCTGACGCTCATCTGCGCGCAGGCGGGCGTCTCGGGCTCCGCCGAGGTGGGCACCGGCGTGGTGCTGGCGGGGCAGGTGGGCGTGGTGGGCCACATCCGGGTGGGAGACCTGGCCAAGGTCGGGGCTCAGTCCGGCGTGGCGCAGGATGTCGAGGATGGCCAGATCGTCTCGGGAAGCCCTGCCGTCCCCCATCGCGAGTGGCTGCGGGCCTCGGCGGCGGTGGGCCAGCTCGGGGACCTGCTCAAGGAAGTACGAGCCCTGCGGCGCAGGGTGGAACTGCTCGAGAAGGAGAAGGGCGGATGA
- the fabZ gene encoding 3-hydroxyacyl-ACP dehydratase FabZ, which translates to MDIGEIQRLLPHRYPFLLVDRVVEFVEGQKLTAYKNVTINEPFFNGHFPGHPVMPGVLILEALAQATAILAYKSESMNPENKVAYLMGVDNAKFRKPVVPGDRLELGIEVLRHKGSVWKTKGTASVDGVKVAEGEFLATVVDKDSRTAAEPAT; encoded by the coding sequence ATGGACATTGGCGAGATTCAGCGGCTGCTGCCCCATCGCTACCCGTTCCTGCTGGTGGACCGGGTGGTGGAGTTCGTCGAGGGCCAGAAGCTCACGGCCTACAAGAACGTCACCATCAATGAGCCCTTCTTCAACGGCCATTTCCCGGGTCACCCGGTGATGCCGGGGGTGCTCATCCTGGAGGCGCTGGCGCAGGCGACGGCCATCCTGGCCTACAAGAGCGAGAGCATGAACCCGGAGAACAAGGTTGCCTACCTCATGGGGGTGGACAACGCGAAGTTCCGCAAGCCGGTGGTTCCCGGGGACCGGTTGGAGTTGGGCATCGAGGTGCTGCGCCACAAGGGGTCCGTCTGGAAGACGAAGGGGACGGCCTCGGTGGACGGCGTGAAGGTCGCGGAAGGCGAGTTCCTGGCCACGGTGGTGGACAAGGACTCGAGGACCGCCGCGGAGCCGGCGACCTAG
- the lpxA gene encoding acyl-ACP--UDP-N-acetylglucosamine O-acyltransferase codes for MAQVHPTAVVHPDAQLHETVEIGAFSVIGPKVKIGPETRVGPHAVIEGRTTLGARNRVFQFAALGASPQDLKYGGEDTELILGDENQIREFTTMHIGTAGGGGATRIGNRNLFMGNSHVAHDCVVGNGCILGQGSAIAGHVSVEDHVIFSGLTAVHQFTRVGKHAFVAGGSMVVMDVPPYCVAQGDRAELAGLNTVGLERHGFTSEQIGRVKEAYKVLFRSKLGVAEALERLQTELGGHPEVDHLIQFIRQSKRGLTR; via the coding sequence ATGGCTCAGGTTCACCCCACGGCGGTGGTCCACCCGGATGCGCAGCTCCACGAGACGGTGGAGATTGGCGCGTTCTCGGTCATTGGACCCAAGGTGAAAATTGGTCCGGAGACGCGCGTGGGCCCTCACGCCGTCATCGAGGGGCGCACGACGCTGGGAGCCCGTAACCGGGTGTTCCAGTTCGCCGCCCTGGGCGCGTCGCCGCAGGATCTGAAGTACGGGGGCGAGGACACCGAACTCATCCTGGGAGACGAGAACCAGATCCGCGAGTTCACCACGATGCACATCGGCACGGCCGGAGGAGGGGGCGCCACGCGCATCGGCAACCGCAACCTCTTCATGGGCAACAGCCACGTGGCGCACGACTGCGTGGTGGGCAACGGCTGCATCCTGGGCCAGGGCTCCGCGATCGCCGGGCACGTGAGCGTGGAGGACCACGTCATCTTCTCGGGGCTGACGGCGGTGCACCAGTTCACGCGCGTGGGCAAGCATGCCTTCGTGGCGGGCGGCTCCATGGTGGTGATGGATGTGCCCCCGTACTGCGTGGCCCAGGGCGACCGCGCGGAGCTGGCCGGGCTGAACACCGTGGGCCTGGAGCGGCACGGCTTCACCTCCGAGCAGATTGGCCGCGTGAAGGAGGCCTACAAGGTCCTCTTCCGCTCCAAGCTCGGCGTGGCCGAGGCCCTGGAGCGGCTCCAGACGGAGCTGGGCGGCCACCCCGAGGTGGACCACCTCATTCAGTTCATCCGCCAGAGCAAGCGCGGGTTGACGCGCTAG
- a CDS encoding LpxI family protein, with translation MERIGLIAGNGQLPFLFAREARARGMEVVAVAHRGETDPALEAEVASFTWVRLGQVGRIVRTFQKASVARAAMAGGIGRVRALTEARPDLGAVRILSRLRSLRDDALLRAVAEHFEASGVTIVAPTDYLAQVMCPPGHLAGPRLHPAQEKDVALGVEVASLLGKADVGQTVVVRGGNVLALEAVEGTDEAIRRGGKLGGKGAVVVKRCKPGQDLRFDLPAAGPRTLEVMAEVGATVLALEAGKTVLLETPALFSRAEAEGITVVGIP, from the coding sequence GTGGAGCGCATCGGCCTCATCGCGGGCAACGGCCAGTTGCCCTTCCTGTTCGCCCGCGAGGCGCGTGCCCGGGGCATGGAAGTCGTCGCCGTGGCCCACCGCGGCGAGACGGATCCAGCCCTGGAGGCGGAAGTCGCCTCCTTCACCTGGGTGCGGCTCGGCCAGGTGGGCCGCATTGTCCGCACCTTCCAGAAGGCCTCGGTGGCCCGGGCCGCCATGGCCGGGGGCATTGGCCGCGTGCGGGCGCTCACCGAGGCCCGGCCAGACCTGGGCGCGGTCCGCATCCTCTCGCGGCTGCGCAGCCTCCGGGACGATGCGCTGCTGCGCGCGGTGGCGGAACACTTCGAGGCGAGCGGCGTCACCATCGTGGCCCCCACCGACTACCTCGCCCAGGTGATGTGCCCGCCGGGCCACCTCGCGGGCCCCCGGCTGCACCCCGCCCAGGAGAAGGATGTGGCGCTGGGGGTGGAGGTGGCCTCCCTGCTGGGGAAGGCGGATGTGGGACAGACGGTGGTGGTCCGGGGGGGGAACGTCCTGGCGCTGGAGGCCGTCGAGGGCACGGACGAGGCCATCCGCCGGGGTGGGAAGCTGGGGGGCAAGGGAGCGGTGGTCGTCAAGCGCTGCAAGCCCGGGCAGGATCTGCGGTTCGATCTGCCGGCGGCGGGCCCGCGCACGCTGGAGGTCATGGCGGAGGTCGGGGCCACGGTGCTGGCGCTGGAGGCGGGGAAGACCGTGCTCCTG